The following DNA comes from Methanosarcina vacuolata Z-761.
TAGACGATATAATTAACGATTTAATTGAAAAAGCTCAAAAATAACGTTTAAATTATTTATTTTCATCTATTTTTGGAGTGTTCCACGTATTCTATTACCGCACCATCGGGATGTTTTACTGTCATGTTCCTGCCGGTTGGGACCTTATTCGGGCCCCGTATAATTTCTGCACCTTTTTCTTCCAGATAAGCCTTGAATTCGTCAAGAGAATCGACAAGAAAAGTAGCCTGCGTGCTTTTGAAGGGTTTTAGAGCTTCATCCGAGCCGGCTATTAGCAAAATATTCCCTACTTGAACCAGTTCAAGGCCGATTTGCGGG
Coding sequences within:
- a CDS encoding VOC family protein, whose translation is MKILQTLSRLYINDLNSALEFYEELLGSPAAMRFKIPQIGLELVQVGNILLIAGSDEALKPFKSTQATFLVDSLDEFKAYLEEKGAEIIRGPNKVPTGRNMTVKHPDGAVIEYVEHSKNR